The genomic stretch TTGCCAAGAAAACCAAGGAGCCAACCGAGCCCAAGGCTGCACCTGAACCCAAGGTTGAACAGGCCAAGGCGCCCAAGGCTTCGATCTTTGCCAAGAAAACCAAGGAGCCAACCGAGCCCAAGGCCGCGCCTGGACCCAAGGTTGAACAGGCCAAGGCGCCCGAACCCAAACCGGCTGCAGCCACCCAGACCAGGCCTCCAGCCCCAGCCCTTGGCGCCAAGGCAGCTCAAGCCAAGGCCGAGCCCAAAGCGGCGGTCAAGCCGCCCCTGGCCAGCTCTGCGCCCAAGCCACCGGCGCCGGCATCGGCCGGAGACACCACCAAACCTGCGGCTAAGGGCCCCAGCTTTGGTCATAGCCCGGCCACCCGGCCGGCCCCGCGCTTCGGCCAGACCAGCGCCACAGCCGGCCCGGCCGCGCCCAAGGCTGGTGCGACTGCCGCCAAACCGGCCGGTGCCACCCCGCCGCCGGCTCGGCCGCCCTTAGGCGCGCCCAAGCCTGGCAAGACGCCGCCTGAAGGCGACCAAACCCCCAAAAAGGATCCGTCCACTGACACCAAGGCCAAACCCGAAGCTGGCCGCCGCATTCCGTGGCGCACCACCGGGGGCGGGAGCTAACCATGCCGCGACCTGGAGGCGTGTCGCCTGGGAGAGTGCTGGAAAGCACCCTCCGCCTCCACTTTCCCCCCGGTAGCCATCAGGCGGCTTTAGGCCTGGGCCTGGCCGCCAGGCGCTCGGCTAGACCTCAGTGCGAAGCGGCCAAACAGGCTCTGGGCAAGGAGCAGTTCGAGTGACACCGGCCACCCCCAGACGGGGACTGCTAATCGCCACGGTGGCTGTCTTGGCGGTCGGTCTGGCCACGGCAGTAGTCGGGCTGATTGGTGCCTTTGGGGCGCTTGGTTCGGCCAAACTCGACCAGTCAATAGTGGGCGTTTTCCAGCGGGTCGAAGCCGCCAGCGCGTCACTGGCAAACGAGCGTCAACTGACTGACGAACCTGATGCCATTGACGCCACAGACCGTGCCTTTGCCGCACTGGCCAGCCAACTGGCTTCTATCAGCATCACGGACTGGACCTGCGATGCTCAAGAAGGCCAGGTCAACACGGCAGAGGTCCGTCAGTACCCTGAAGACGCCCTGACCGCCGCCCGGGCTAGTGGGCCGGCTGAAGTTGATCAGCTAATTGGTCAGCTTGATGCCATCCCCCAGCTCTGCGTCGGCTCAATCAATGACACTGGGCTTCGCACCACTATCGACTCCTACGCCGCAGCAGTGGCGTCGACTCCGGCAATCGGGGCTCAGGACCTCAGCCAGCGAGACGCAACTTTGACGACGGCCTCGAAAGCAGCCGACTCGCTGGTCAGCACGGCTGACGGCCGGGTCGTGGCGACCGCCATCGCGGTTGGCCTGTTGGCCCTTGGCCTGGCCTTTGGGCTGTGGCGCCTGATCCGTGGCGGCAAGGCTCCGGCCGAGAGCCAGCTGCGCCGGCGCCTAGCCGATGGTTGGCATCGCTTCACCGGGTCAAAAGATGATTACGATCAGATTCCCGAGGTCGAGATCATCGGTCCGCCGGGCCGCGGCGCCGCCAGCTTGCCGGCTATGGCCGCCCCTCGGCCCGCAGATGACCCCGACCAGACCGAGGTAGCTGAACCCGAATTCGAACCGGTGGCTCTCGACGAGCCGGAGGGCCTGCCGGCCTCACCAGTGGCCGGTGTCGAAATGGCTGAGTCCTTCGCCGACCCGGCAACTGCGGCCGAACTCACCCCCAACCCAGCGCCGCCGGCGCCGACGGTTGCGCCACCGCCCCGACCAGTGCCGCCATTGGCGCCCAGGCCCACACCCAGACCACGACTCAAGCCTTTGTACCTTGACCCAATGCCGATGAGCCCTTCGGCCATCAGCGACACAATGCTCGAGCCGGTCGCCGGACTCGATTCGCCAGCCAGCCGGGAGGTTGAGGCGCCTGTCAGAGGTGCCGTCCTGGCCAAATTCGCACCCCGGGTCTCACCGACTCCGGCCCAAGGTCCGGCCCAGCGCACCCTCAAACCCTCCCGGGCGCGCATCGTTGAACCTGGTGGCGCGGCCACCCATCCGGCCACGGCCGGTCTGCGGCCAGACCAGATCAGCCAGCTATTGGCGGCCGAGCAGCCAATCGCCTTGACACAGGCCATGACCGAAGCCCTAGCTCAGGTCAGCCGGCCACACCAGGTTCGCTGGTCACTGCGAACCGAATCCGAGCTGCCAGCCGCTCTGGCGCCACGCCTAGCCCACGTCGTGGCCGAGCTGATCGACGCGGCCACGGCCAAGAACCCAGCCCTGGTGGTG from Micrococcales bacterium encodes the following:
- a CDS encoding ATP-binding protein; translated protein: MTPATPRRGLLIATVAVLAVGLATAVVGLIGAFGALGSAKLDQSIVGVFQRVEAASASLANERQLTDEPDAIDATDRAFAALASQLASISITDWTCDAQEGQVNTAEVRQYPEDALTAARASGPAEVDQLIGQLDAIPQLCVGSINDTGLRTTIDSYAAAVASTPAIGAQDLSQRDATLTTASKAADSLVSTADGRVVATAIAVGLLALGLAFGLWRLIRGGKAPAESQLRRRLADGWHRFTGSKDDYDQIPEVEIIGPPGRGAASLPAMAAPRPADDPDQTEVAEPEFEPVALDEPEGLPASPVAGVEMAESFADPATAAELTPNPAPPAPTVAPPPRPVPPLAPRPTPRPRLKPLYLDPMPMSPSAISDTMLEPVAGLDSPASREVEAPVRGAVLAKFAPRVSPTPAQGPAQRTLKPSRARIVEPGGAATHPATAGLRPDQISQLLAAEQPIALTQAMTEALAQVSRPHQVRWSLRTESELPAALAPRLAHVVAELIDAATAKNPALVVLVTANQAGPNLYVTVSDRAAGGSNGRFGLGSRSRAIQAVADRMGASLTSRAGPGGRGSDVTVSLPLQPEAESAAVASPAPAAPRQPSPAIAAAPPPVEETTAAAPTRSWISTSPTYEPARQRLTRQAPYEPAASVSSAKAARVTTTDAGSSIWDDSAHQRRVAPPQWGQPQSPLTDPTAYGQAAPAPKSPEASPWDSHGETDSHHQTPATSPALTNWPPVRAVEVPASAPQAAPPAPVAPPDDPWDRLAPPGRRNGAA